Genomic window (Mycolicibacterium smegmatis):
CGAGTGAACCGGCCTAGCCACGCCGGGGGAAGGGCACGTCTTCCTGGGTGCGCTGCACCCAGGAACGCACCGCCGACGCGTTTAGAGACGTTCGCGGTGGCGGGTGGCCTCCAGTGTCCCCAGAAGTGCCAGGGCGTCGGCGCTGGGCGATTCGGGTGCTGCCGTGGCCACCGTGAGCTGCTGGCCAGGCGAGCTACGGACATCGAAGGTCTGGTAGCTCAGCGTCAGCATCCCGACCTCGGGATGGCGGATGGTCTTGCGCGTCGCGGTGAGGCCGGCGACGGCGTGGTCGTCCCACAATCCTCGGAAGCCTGCGCTGCCTCGGCGCAGGCGGGTGATCAGGTCGGTGACTTCGGGGTGGGTCGGGGTGAAGCCTTCGGCCAAGCGCAGCGCGCTGACCGACGCCTTGGATACCTCGTCCCAATTGACGTAGAACTCGCGCGCGGCAGGATCGAGGAACAGCGCGGCAAGCACATTGGGGTCCCGCTGCTGCAGGGGCGTGATCAGGGCGGTGGCTGCCGGGTTGGCGATCAGCACGCGAAACGCCGGATTGGTCACGTAGGCCGCCGCGTGAGGGAACGCCTCCATCGTCTGCAGCAGTTCCGGACTCACCGCGTCACCGCTGCGCGCCGCGGTCGGGGAAAGCTTGGCTAGGCGGAAGGCGTGCTCCCGCGCGTCGGGGGCTAGCCGCAGGGCGTGACAGATCGCATCGACGACCTGAGCCGACGGGCTGCGTTCGCGGCCCTGCTCCAGCCGCGCGTAATAGTCCGCGCTCACACCGGACAACACGGCAACTTCCTCGCGCCGCAGACCGACCACGCGCCTACCCGCAACTGATGGCAGGCCCACGTCGTGGGTGCTGATCCGTGACCGCTGCGCGCGCAGGAAGTCGCCGAACGGATTCTCAGATGCCGGTGCGTCGTCACGGGCCACGAAGGGCCTCCACGGGATTGCCGGCCTCGAACTCGGCCATGGTGTCACGTAGGACGTCGGCGATGGACGTCGTGGCCAGCGACTTGCGCAGCGCAGCGGTGGCGCGTGCATACACCCGAGACAGCACGGGTTGAATGCCGTATCCCACATAGCATTCCGCGTCCGGGGGTGAAGCGTGCATGCCGAAGACCTCACCGTCGCCGACGGCGTTGTAGACGTCGAGCAGCGTGATCTTCGACGCAGCGCGGGTCAACGCCCAGCCGCCGTTGCGGCTGGACTCGACCAGGCCAGCGACCCGCAGGTCGCTCAAGCACCGGCGGATGACCACCGGGTTGGTGTTCACGCTGGTCGCGATGCGCTGCGAGGTACCGACCTCCTTGTCGGTGCCGCGACGATCGAAGGCAATCCACGTCAACACGTGCACCGCCAGACTCATCTTGCTGTTCGCACTCATGCTGCACCCCTCCCGACCTTCGCCCGTGATGCCGACGACGTCGACTTGACTGTAACTAACCCTGTTACGTATGTTACCTGTAACAGGACCTGTTACAAACACCAT
Coding sequences:
- a CDS encoding Rrf2 family transcriptional regulator is translated as MSANSKMSLAVHVLTWIAFDRRGTDKEVGTSQRIATSVNTNPVVIRRCLSDLRVAGLVESSRNGGWALTRAASKITLLDVYNAVGDGEVFGMHASPPDAECYVGYGIQPVLSRVYARATAALRKSLATTSIADVLRDTMAEFEAGNPVEALRGP
- a CDS encoding helix-turn-helix transcriptional regulator, producing the protein MARDDAPASENPFGDFLRAQRSRISTHDVGLPSVAGRRVVGLRREEVAVLSGVSADYYARLEQGRERSPSAQVVDAICHALRLAPDAREHAFRLAKLSPTAARSGDAVSPELLQTMEAFPHAAAYVTNPAFRVLIANPAATALITPLQQRDPNVLAALFLDPAAREFYVNWDEVSKASVSALRLAEGFTPTHPEVTDLITRLRRGSAGFRGLWDDHAVAGLTATRKTIRHPEVGMLTLSYQTFDVRSSPGQQLTVATAAPESPSADALALLGTLEATRHRERL